ACAGCCCGGAGAGGCCCATGGCACCGGCGGTGAGCCAGAAGCCGGTATCCAGGGCGCCGGTGGCGTCGGCGGCGAGGCCGATGGCGAGCGCGCCGAAGCCGTAGCCGGAGTCCCGCCAGAAGCGGTAGACCCCCAGGGAGGAGCCCCGCCAGTTGGGATGGGAGATGTCGCTCACCGCGGCGATGAGGGTGGGGTAGAGCAGGGCCATGCCCACCCCGGCCACAGCCGCGGTGGCGCACCAGGCCCAGAAGCCCTCCACGAGCAGGGTGGCCGCCACCCCGGCGCCGCAGATCCACATGCCGGCCACGATAGGGAGCTTGCGGCCGATGCGGTCCGACAGCGGTCCGGTCCACAGCTGGCTGGCGCCCCACACCACGCCGAACACGCCCACCACCCAGCCGATGGCCACCACCGTTAGCCCCTGGGCATGCAGCCAGGCGGGGAAGAAAGCCCACACCAGGGCATCCACGAACTTCTCCACGCAGCCGGCCTGGGACAGGGCGCTGAAGGTGCGGTGGCGGAAGGACACGAGGCCGAAGATCTCCCGGGCCCCCGGGTGGTCGGAGACGTTGTCCGGGAAGCGCGGCCGGGGCCCCTTGTGGGCGCCGCTGGCATGGGCGTGGGCCTCGGCGCGGGCCCAGTGCAGGGTCTCGGCGGCGAACAGCCAGGCGGTGGCCAGGGCCACCAGGGCCACGGTAAGGCCGAACAGGAACAGCGCCCAGCGCGGGTCCATGTCGGCGGCCAGGTAGCCGGTGACTACGCTGG
This Thiohalorhabdus sp. Cl-TMA DNA region includes the following protein-coding sequences:
- a CDS encoding MFS transporter; this translates as MAELPEGKDHAAYTHGIRANLGQFGFQMLQVLFVGLTIGLQRNVVPALAEEEFGLAPGSYLLFMAFIISFGFVKGALNFVAGRLSERVGRRRVLLWGWLAALPIPFMILYAPSWGWIVAANVLLGVNQGFAWSMTVTSKADITRAEQRGLATGFNEFAGYTGVAIASVVTGYLAADMDPRWALFLFGLTVALVALATAWLFAAETLHWARAEAHAHASGAHKGPRPRFPDNVSDHPGAREIFGLVSFRHRTFSALSQAGCVEKFVDALVWAFFPAWLHAQGLTVVAIGWVVGVFGVVWGASQLWTGPLSDRIGRKLPIVAGMWICGAGVAATLLVEGFWAWCATAAVAGVGMALLYPTLIAAVSDISHPNWRGSSLGVYRFWRDSGYGFGALAIGLAADATGALDTGFWLTAGAMGLSGLWVLLAADETHPRLNPAPQLQPGMEK